The Streptomyces rubrogriseus genomic sequence CATCGGCGCGTGGGTGACCGAGAGCTGGAGCTGGTTCGCGACGATCGGTTGCCGCACGTACTTGCGCAGGAGGTCGAGCTGGCGCGGCGTCTGGTTGGAGACGCCGAAGGCACGCACCTTGCCCGCCGCGGACAACTCGTCGAAGGCGCGGGCCACTTCCTCCGGTTCGACCAGCGCGTCGGGACGGTGCAGCAGCAGGATGTCGAGGTACTCCGTGCCCAGTGCCTCGAGCGAGCCGTTCACCGACTCCACGATGTGCTCGTGGGAGAAGTCGAAGTACGGACCGTCCTTGACGATGCCGGCCTTCGTCTGGATGACGAACTGCTCGCGCTCCGAGGGGCTGAGTTTCAGGGCCTCGGCGAAACGGCGTTCGCAGCCGTGGCTGCCCGTGCCGTACACGTCCGCGTGATCGAGGAAGGTGATGCCGGCGTCGCGTGCCGTGTGCACGAGCGTGCGCACTTCGTCGTCGTTCATGTCCTGGATGCGCATCAGGCCGAGGACGACGTTGGGCACGACCATGTCGGTGCCGGGCAGGGTGAAGGTCTTCATGCGGCTCTTTCGCTGTGGCTCGGGCGGGTCGGCGGAGGGATCGGGCGGAGACGGATCAGGCCGACAGGAGCGCGACCTGGTCGCCGGTGAGTTCGAGGTCGGCCGCGGCGGCGGAGTCGCGGATGCTCGCGGGGCGCGAGGCGCCGGGGATCGGGATCACCACCGGCGCGAGTGCGAGCTGCCAGGCGAGTGCGACCTGGTGCACGCTGGTGCCGGTCTCGTCGGCGACCTGCTGGAACACGCCGTGCCGCGCCGCCAGTTCCTTGGCGTTGGCGATACCGCCGAGCGGGCTCCACGGCAGGAACGCGATACCGAGCCCGGCGCAGTGTTCGAGTTCGGACCGGCTGGAGCGGAAGGCGGGCGAGAACTGGTTCTGCACCGACACGAGCCGCCCGCCGAGGACTTGGCGGGCCTCGTCGATCTGCGCGATGCCGGCGTTCGAGATCCCGGCCATCAGGATGACGCCCTCGTCGAGCAGTTCGCGGAGGGCTCCGACCGAGTCGGCGTACGGGACGCCGGGGTCGGGGCGGTGGAACTGGTAGAGGCCGATCGCCTCGACGCCGAGCCGACGGGCGGACTCCTTGGCCGCACGCTTGAGGTATGCGGGGTCCCCGTTGCGCGTCCATGTGCCGTCACCGGGACGCAGGTGGCCGCCCTTGGTGGCGACGAGGACGTCCGCGGCGGGCGCACCGTACTCGCGCAGCGCGCGGGCGATGAGTTCCTCGTTGTGGCCCACCTCGTTCGCGTCACGGTGGTAGGAGTCGGCCGTGTCGATGAGGGTGACGCCGGCGTCGAGCGCGGCGTGGATGGTGGCGATCGACCGCTCCGGGTCCGGGCGCCCTTCGATCGACATCGGCATCCCGCCGAGGCCGATCGCGGAGACGGACCGGTCGCCGATGGTGCGCTGCTGCATGGCTCTCCTCGTCCTGGACGCTCTCGTGAGCGCGGGTGCCGCGCGAGTCCCCCGCGCTCACTCTAGGAATCGCTGATCCAGAAATCCAACAGCTGTGGTTTCTTGGATTCAGAAGTGCGGGAGGTGGATGAGGGACGGCGCACCCTCTCCTGTTCCCGGGCCGGAAACTCGGATGCGGGGCCGGCCCGGCCACCCCTAGGCTGCGGCCACGGGACGGGTGAACCACCTCATGGATCGAGGTTGCACGGCGTATGACCAGTCAGCTGTTCGCGATCTGCTTCAACACCTCCGTGCCCTCGGACCTGGCGCGGTTCTGGTCCGGGGTCCTGGGCTGGGAGCTGTCCGCCGGCGCGGACGACGACCTCGCGGTCGTCCCGCCCGACGGCTCCGGGTACCGCCTTCGGTTCCTGCCGGGGCCAGCACCGAAGACCGGGCAGAACCGGGCGCACTTCGACCTCACCAGCGCGTCCCCCGAGGACCAGCGGGCGACGGTGGCCAGGGCGCTGCGTCTGGGCGGAAAACACATCGACGTGGGCCAGCTCCCGGAAGAGGGGCACGTGGTGCTCGCCGACCCGGACGGGAACGAGTTCTGCGTCATCGAGGCGGGCAACGACTTCCTGGCCGGCACCGGCGCCGTCGGAGCGCTGGCCTGCGACGGCACGCAGGAGGTCGGCTACTTCTGGAGTCAGGCGCTGCGCTGGCCGCTGGTCTGGGACCAGGACCAGGAGACCGCGATCCAGTCCCCGGCCGGCGGCACGAAGATCACCTGGGGCGGTCCCCCGGTGGCGCCGAAGTCCGGCGCCAACCGGCTCCACCTCGAGCTGGCGCTGCCCGCCGACGCGGACTTCGAGGCGGAGACCGCCCGCCTGCTCTCGCTCGGCGCGACCCGCTCCGCAGCCGGTGAGGGGGCCCGGGGCCGGGCGTTCCTGCTCGACCCGGACGGCAACGAGTTCACGGTGACACACGTCGGCTGAAGGACCGGTGCACAGCGCCCCACCGCGCGGGCGGCTTCGCGCCGCCGTCCGTCGTCCGCCGTCGCCCGCCTACCGTGTCCGTGAGCGCCGGTCGGCGGCCAGGACCGCCCAGACCTGCTTGTCGTAACGCACACCCTCGTACGGCCACGCCTCGCGTCGCACTCCTTCCAGTGTCATGCCGAGTCTCTCGGCCACCGCGGCACTGCGGTCGTTGTCCGCCCGGCAGTGCCATTCGGCCCGGTGCAGCCCCCGAACCGTGAAGGCCCAGTCCAGCAGCAGGCCGCAGGCCCGCGTGATCAGCCCCCGCCCCTCGGCCGACGGCTCCAGCCAGCAGCCGATCTCGCAGTTGCCGAAGGCCGCGTCGAACTGGGTGAACATCACGCCTCCGACCAGTACTTCCTCGCTCCACAGGCCGTACAGACGGGCGCCGTCGGCGGCCTGGCGTGCGGCGTACCGCTCGAGGGTGGCCCGCGCTCCGTCCGTGTCGCGGGTGACGAAGCCGGGCCCGACCCAGGGGCGGATGTGCTCACGGGCCCGGTCCAGATGCCCCGCGAACTCCTCGGCCTGCCACACCTCCAGCGGGCCGAGTCGAGCAGCGCCACCCAGCGACATCGAGAACATGAGAGCCTCCCCGTTTGCACAACAACTGTTATGGCAATGTACCGTGGCGGCATGCCACGCACCAAGGGAGATCACGAGGCCCGGCGGCAGGACGTCTCCGCGGCGGTCTGGCAGGTCATGGCCACCCGCGGCTTCGCGGGCCTGACCCTGCGTGCCGTGGCCGCCCGACTCGGCGCGACCACGGGCCTGCTCACCCATTACTTCCCCACCAAGCGCGCCTTGGTCGCCTACGCCCTCGACCTGCTCGAACAGCGCACTCTCTCCCGCCCCCGCCGCGGTGCCGACCGGGGCCCGGCCACCCTCAGGGACGCCCTGCTGGACATCCTGCCGCTGACCCCCGAGGCCACGGACAGCAACCGCGTCTGGGTCTCCTCCTGGGACGCCGCGCTCTCCGACCCGGCCCTGAGCACCGACTACGCCCGCAAGTACGCCGAGGGCCGTGAAAGGCTGCGCGCCCGGGTGGTCGCGGCGCAGGAACGCGGCGAACTGGCCCCGGGCGACCCCGCGCAGGTCGCGGCCGCCGCGCAGTCGTTCGTACTCGGGCTGGTGGTCCAAGCCCTGTTCGACCCGGTGACGTTCACGCCGCAGCGCCAGGTCGAGTTGCTGGACGACTACCTGGCCGCCCTGGCCGCCGGGGCGCGGTAGTTCACTCGCCCGGTCGCGCCGCGCAGGCGAGGTCCCGCGCGGGGCGTTCCCCGGTGGTGAGGAACCCGGTCGCCGCGTCGTTGGCGCAGGTGTTGCGACCGTACGGGTAGACACCGTGGCCGCCCTGGTCGGCGGTCACCATCGTCGCCCGCCCGCCGAAGGCGCGCCGCAGTTCCCTGGCGCCGGCCAGCGGCGTGCCCGGGTCGCGTTCGTTCTGCAGCATCAGCACGTTCGACGGCCCCGTGCCGGTGATGCGCACCGGCGGTTCGGTTCCTTCCCGCGGCCAGAACGCGCAGGGGTTGATGCTCGCCGTGGAGCCGCCCAGCATGGGGTACCTGCGCCGGTCCACGGCGACGTTGCGCTGGTACTCCCGGACCGTCCCCGGCCAGCGCGAGTCACCGCACACCACGGCGAAGCGCGCGGCCATCAGGTTCTCCAGGCCCGCGGGCGGCTCCGGCAGCGGCAGTGACCCGCCCGTGTCGACTGCCTGCCAGAACTCGGCGAGCCGGGGCATGGAGGCGTCGGTGTAGAGGCTGTCGAAGGTGTAGCCGCGGAACGCGGTCCCGTCCACGTCCTGGTACGGCTTCGCGTCCAGCCGCTCCGCGAGTTCGAAGTACTTGTCGGTGACCTCCTCCCTCGTGGAGCCCAGGCCGTACTCGGGGTGGGCCACGGCGAACGCGGCGAAGTCGGGGAAGCGGTCCTCCAGTCCTCGGGCGAACAGCCGCATGGCCGTGACGTCGTAGCCGCCGGGACCCATGTTGCTGTCGAGCACGATCCGGTCACCGCGCCGCGGGAACAGCGTCGCGTAGACCGCGCCGAGGTAACTGCCGTAGGAGGCGCCGAGGTACGACAGCTTCGGCTCGCCCAGCGCCGCCCGGAGGCGGTCCATGTCACGTGCCGTGTTGGCGGTGGTGGCGTGCGGCAGCATCCACGCCGTCCGCGAGTCGCCGCACTGTTCGGCGATCTTCCGCGCGTTCCCCGCCTCCCGCGTGACGTCGGCCGCGGTGTGCGCGTACGGCGGGAAGTTGCCCCGCCACTGCTGCTCCTGTGTCAGGTCGCAGGTCACCGGCGTACTGCGGCCGACACCGCGCGGGTCGAAGCCGATGATGTCGTAGGAGTCGAGCACCTCCTGCGGCAGCCCCGAGGCGGCCAGCACGGCCGGGTAGACGAGGCCCGAGCCGCCCGGGCCGCCCGGGTTGGTCAACAGGACGCCACGCCGTCGCGCCGGCTTCTCGCTCGCCAGCCGGGAGACGGCGATCTCTATCCGACGGCCGTCCGGATCGCGGTAGTCCAGCGGGACGCGGAGTGTCGAGCACCGCAGACGGGGCGCGGCGGCGCCCTCGGGGCACGGGCCCCACCGCAGGGCGCCCGGCGCCGACGCGGTCGTCGCCGCCTCCGGCGGGGCGGCCGACGCGGGCAGCGCGGTCACCGCCAACGCGGTGGCGGCGAGCGCGAGTGACAGGCTTCTGCGCATGAGGTGTCCTCCTGGTGGGGGGTTGACCGGCACGGATCGAGTCTGTTCGGCGTCGGCGGCCGGTACATCGGCCGGGCGGACCGGCTCCGTCTCCGACCCGGGGCGAGGTGCCGGTTGGACCTGGGTCCAAGGCGCATCGGTCCCCGGTCTGATCCGCCGGGCGCACGGTGCGGCGACAATGGCGTGGTGAACACGGACGATGTGCCGCGGCTCGGGGCGTGGCAGCACGCATGGCGGCTGACGGTGGCCGCGGTCGTGAGTCTGCCGGTCTGGCTCTCGACCCTCGCGCTGATGCGGAGCCGGTCCGGCGAGCCGGGGTCCTGGCTCCTCGTCGGCGATCCGCTGGTGGCCCTGGGCTGCCTGACGCTGCTCCGGTGGCGGCGGCGGTGGCCCGTCGCGGTCGCCGTGACCGTCACGGTCGCCTCGGCCGCGTCGGCGCTCGCCACGGGCGCCGCGCTGTTGGCGCTGTGCTCGGTCGCCACCCGCCGCCGTCCGGCGGAGATCGGGATCGTCGTCCTGGCCTACGTGACCGCGTCACGGCTCGCCGGCGAGGTCTACGCGGTGCAGGGTTCGGCCGACTCGATGTGGTGGGTCCAGGTCGTGGTGCCGGCGCTGACCGCGGGGATCGCGGTGGCCGCGGGCATGGCGGTCGGGGCACGGCGGGCCGAGGTGCGGTCCCTGCGCGAGCGGGCGGAGAGCGCGGAACGGGAGCAGAGCGCGCGGGCGGCGCAGGTACGGGCCCAGGAGCGCAACCGGATAGCCCGCGAGATGCACGACGTCCTCGCCCACCGCATCTCGCTGGTGGCCATGCAGGCCGGGGTTCTCGACCACCGCGGTGACCTCTCGGCCGACGAGAACCGGGTCCTGGTCCACGGCATCGCCGAGGGAGCCCACCAGGCACTGGAGGAGCTGCGGGAGGTCCTCGGCGTGCTACGAGCGGACCCCGGCCGCCCGGAACCGCCGCAGCCCTCCCTCGACCGCGTGCCCGAGCTGGTGGCCGACACCCGCGCCTCGGGCCTCGACGTCAGGTTCACCAGCACCGTGACCGCGGCCCCGCCCGACGGCGTCGGACGGACCTGCTACCGGATCGTCCAGGAAGCGCTGACCAACGCCGCCAAGCACGCGCCCGGCGCGGTGGTGCGGGTCACCCTCGACGGCGCCGCGGGCGGCACGCTCGACATCGGCGTCCGCAACGGACCGGCTCCGCTGCGCCCCGCACGGCCGCCGGCCTCCGGCTTCGGCCTGCTGGGCCTCGGCGAACGCATCACCGTCGCCGGCGGCGAACTGGGCCACCGCCCCACGCCCGACGGCGGGTACGTCCTCACCGCACGGCTGCCCTGGCCGGACGGCGCCGCCCACCGCCATGAAAGGGGCGCATGAGTGGTCAGCCGACACGACCGCGTTTCCGAGCCCGGTCCCGGGGCCGGGACCGATCCCGGGACTGGGACCGGGACCGTACGGATCGTCATCGTCGACGACGAGCAACTGGTGCGGATGGCCCTGCGGCTCGTCATCGACGGCGAACCGGACCTGACCGTCGTGGCGGAGGCGGCCGACGGGGACACCGCCCTCGCCGTGGTGGACGAACAGCGGCCCGACGTGGTGCTGATGGACGTACGGATGCCGGGCCGGGACGGTCTGGACACGACCCGGGAGCTGCTCGCCCGTCCCGCGCCGCCACGGGTGCTGATGCT encodes the following:
- a CDS encoding aldo/keto reductase, which gives rise to MKTFTLPGTDMVVPNVVLGLMRIQDMNDDEVRTLVHTARDAGITFLDHADVYGTGSHGCERRFAEALKLSPSEREQFVIQTKAGIVKDGPYFDFSHEHIVESVNGSLEALGTEYLDILLLHRPDALVEPEEVARAFDELSAAGKVRAFGVSNQTPRQLDLLRKYVRQPIVANQLQLSVTHAPMIAQGIAANMQGLDQSVVRDDGIVDYCRLHDITVQAWSPFQAGFFDGPFLGSPRYPELNAVIDRLSEKYGVPAEAIAVAWITRHPARMQVVLGTTTPERVEAAALGSDLPLTRPEWYELFRAAGYTVP
- a CDS encoding aldo/keto reductase, with translation MQQRTIGDRSVSAIGLGGMPMSIEGRPDPERSIATIHAALDAGVTLIDTADSYHRDANEVGHNEELIARALREYGAPAADVLVATKGGHLRPGDGTWTRNGDPAYLKRAAKESARRLGVEAIGLYQFHRPDPGVPYADSVGALRELLDEGVILMAGISNAGIAQIDEARQVLGGRLVSVQNQFSPAFRSSRSELEHCAGLGIAFLPWSPLGGIANAKELAARHGVFQQVADETGTSVHQVALAWQLALAPVVIPIPGASRPASIRDSAAAADLELTGDQVALLSA
- a CDS encoding VOC family protein: MTSQLFAICFNTSVPSDLARFWSGVLGWELSAGADDDLAVVPPDGSGYRLRFLPGPAPKTGQNRAHFDLTSASPEDQRATVARALRLGGKHIDVGQLPEEGHVVLADPDGNEFCVIEAGNDFLAGTGAVGALACDGTQEVGYFWSQALRWPLVWDQDQETAIQSPAGGTKITWGGPPVAPKSGANRLHLELALPADADFEAETARLLSLGATRSAAGEGARGRAFLLDPDGNEFTVTHVG
- a CDS encoding GNAT family N-acetyltransferase gives rise to the protein MFSMSLGGAARLGPLEVWQAEEFAGHLDRAREHIRPWVGPGFVTRDTDGARATLERYAARQAADGARLYGLWSEEVLVGGVMFTQFDAAFGNCEIGCWLEPSAEGRGLITRACGLLLDWAFTVRGLHRAEWHCRADNDRSAAVAERLGMTLEGVRREAWPYEGVRYDKQVWAVLAADRRSRTR
- a CDS encoding TetR/AcrR family transcriptional regulator encodes the protein MPRTKGDHEARRQDVSAAVWQVMATRGFAGLTLRAVAARLGATTGLLTHYFPTKRALVAYALDLLEQRTLSRPRRGADRGPATLRDALLDILPLTPEATDSNRVWVSSWDAALSDPALSTDYARKYAEGRERLRARVVAAQERGELAPGDPAQVAAAAQSFVLGLVVQALFDPVTFTPQRQVELLDDYLAALAAGAR
- a CDS encoding alpha/beta hydrolase → MRRSLSLALAATALAVTALPASAAPPEAATTASAPGALRWGPCPEGAAAPRLRCSTLRVPLDYRDPDGRRIEIAVSRLASEKPARRRGVLLTNPGGPGGSGLVYPAVLAASGLPQEVLDSYDIIGFDPRGVGRSTPVTCDLTQEQQWRGNFPPYAHTAADVTREAGNARKIAEQCGDSRTAWMLPHATTANTARDMDRLRAALGEPKLSYLGASYGSYLGAVYATLFPRRGDRIVLDSNMGPGGYDVTAMRLFARGLEDRFPDFAAFAVAHPEYGLGSTREEVTDKYFELAERLDAKPYQDVDGTAFRGYTFDSLYTDASMPRLAEFWQAVDTGGSLPLPEPPAGLENLMAARFAVVCGDSRWPGTVREYQRNVAVDRRRYPMLGGSTASINPCAFWPREGTEPPVRITGTGPSNVLMLQNERDPGTPLAGARELRRAFGGRATMVTADQGGHGVYPYGRNTCANDAATGFLTTGERPARDLACAARPGE
- a CDS encoding sensor histidine kinase gives rise to the protein MVNTDDVPRLGAWQHAWRLTVAAVVSLPVWLSTLALMRSRSGEPGSWLLVGDPLVALGCLTLLRWRRRWPVAVAVTVTVASAASALATGAALLALCSVATRRRPAEIGIVVLAYVTASRLAGEVYAVQGSADSMWWVQVVVPALTAGIAVAAGMAVGARRAEVRSLRERAESAEREQSARAAQVRAQERNRIAREMHDVLAHRISLVAMQAGVLDHRGDLSADENRVLVHGIAEGAHQALEELREVLGVLRADPGRPEPPQPSLDRVPELVADTRASGLDVRFTSTVTAAPPDGVGRTCYRIVQEALTNAAKHAPGAVVRVTLDGAAGGTLDIGVRNGPAPLRPARPPASGFGLLGLGERITVAGGELGHRPTPDGGYVLTARLPWPDGAAHRHERGA